DNA sequence from the Thermodesulfobacteriota bacterium genome:
GGCGGAATTCCTGCCCAGGTGCTCGTCCGGAAAGAAGAAGACCTTGCCGCCCTGGGCCAGACCCCAGGCCAGGACCCGCTCGGCATTGGAGGAGGTGCACACCGAGCCGTCGCGCTCGCCGACAAAGGCCTTGATGGCAGCCGACGAGTTGACGTAGGTGATGGGCGTCACCCGCCCCACCTTCTGGTCGGCCAGCTCCTGCCAGGCCCAGGCCACCTCCTCTTCCGAGGCCATGTCCGCCATGGGGCAGCCGGCCCGGAGGTCGGGCAGGATGACGATCTGGTGGCCGGCGGTGAGGATGTCCGCGGTCTCGGCCATGAAGTGGACGCCGCAAAAGACGATGAAGCGGGCGTCCCTGGCCTCGGCGGCCAGCCGGGACAGCTTGAGGGAGTCGCCGATCCGGTCGGCAAAGCGGATGGTCGCCGGCTGCTGGTAGTGGTGGCCGAGGATGAGGAGGGCGTCTCCCAGCTCGGCCCGGCGCCGGCGGATCCGCTCCAGGATCTCCGCCTCCTCCACCTGGTAGAGGGGTCCCAGCTCGGCCTGGGTGGCAGCGAGGGCAGCCATCTCAGTCCCGGATCACCCGCACCCAGCTGGCCTGAGGTCCCTTGTCGCCCGTGGTCTCGGCGAAGCGCACCCCGTCGCCTTCGTTGAGGTCCCGGATGACGCAATCCTTGAGCGCATTTTCATGGAAGTAGATCTCGGTGCCGTCGGCGGTGGCGATGAAGCCGTAGCCCTCGGCCGGGATAACGCTCTTGACGGTGCCCGCCAGGCCGGCGGCACCGGTCTCGTGGGTCTTCACGTCCTGGCGCCGCTTCCGCCGCCACTCCTTGAGCTGGGCGCCCAGGGTGTCGAAGGCCTCGACGATGAGGCCTTTCACCGCCTCGCCCTTGCGCTTGACCACGACGGTGTCACCGGGGACGGTGGCCACCAGGGTCAGCTCGTGGCCGCCCTGGCGATGGCCGGTGGTGGCCTCGATGGACAGGCGCAGGTGATGGACCAGGTCCTGGTGGTGGCGGGCCAGGCGCTGCCGCTCATCCTCGATCTTGGCAGCCCATTCCGGCCGCATGTCCAGATTGCGGGTTTCTGTCTGCAGATCCATGCACAATCCTCCGTAGGGCGCGTTGCCGCGCAAGCCAGAAGAGCCGGTCGCCCCCGAAGCCGGGGCCGCAAGCAAAAAAGGGAGCCCCCACCCCGGCTACCGCCTGCCGCGGGCCGCTGGCTGGCAAGAGGCTCCCTGTGACCAGCCGAATAGCGCTATTGCTACCAGATTTGCCGGACTGGGACAACGGAAATGTCAGATCACAGCGCCCGCGGCCCTGCGGGTCTCGGAGTCTCTCACAGGTCCTATAGGACCTATGAGATTCCGGCGCAGGCTTTCCCATGGAGGGGGCGGCCGGCCATGACCTCTTGCAGCGCCTCCCGGGACAGGCGGCCGGCGGCGGTGGCAAAACGGTCCTGGAGACGGGCCAGCCGGCGGCGGCTGGCCGCCAGGCGCGGGGCCGGCAGGGTGCCGCGGTCCCGCGCCCTTTCCACCAGGTCAATGGCCGAGCGCACCAGATCCTGGTTGTGGCAGATGAGGACAAGGTCAGCGCCGGCGTGCACCGCTGCCAGGGCCGCCTCCGGCACGGTGCCCCAGTCCCGGATCGCCCCCATCTCCAGATCGTCGGTGACCAGGACGCCGTCGTAGCCCAGCTCGTCCCGCAAGAGGCCGGTGTTGATCCGGGCCGACAGGGTGGCCGGCCGGTCCGGGTCCAGGCCGGTGTAGATGGTGTGCGAGGTCATAAGGGCAGGGATGCCGGCCTGGATGGCCGCCACAAAGGGCACCAGGTCCCGCTGGCGCAAGTCAGCCTCGTCCAGGGCTACCCGGGGCAGGGTCTGGTGGGGATCGAGGATGACCGCGCCCAGGCCGGGAAAGTGCTTGCCGCAAGCGGCGATGCCCCGGCTGTCCAGCTCGCTGATCATCCGGCAGCCGAGACGGGCGACCC
Encoded proteins:
- the nadA gene encoding quinolinate synthase NadA, producing MAALAATQAELGPLYQVEEAEILERIRRRRAELGDALLILGHHYQQPATIRFADRIGDSLKLSRLAAEARDARFIVFCGVHFMAETADILTAGHQIVILPDLRAGCPMADMASEEEVAWAWQELADQKVGRVTPITYVNSSAAIKAFVGERDGSVCTSSNAERVLAWGLAQGGKVFFFPDEHLGRNSAHALGIPEDEVLLWRRREPLGGNSPEAVARARVLLWDGYCTVHMQFTAEHVRAWRQRDPAINIIVHPECRREVVALADRYGSTEGIVQAVAQSPAGSHWAIGTEINLVHRLAQEHPDKEIHSLSPFQCLCAMMYRIKPAYLLWVLDNLAAGRVVNRITVPAAIAGKARLALDRMLAI
- a CDS encoding cold shock domain-containing protein; amino-acid sequence: MDLQTETRNLDMRPEWAAKIEDERQRLARHHQDLVHHLRLSIEATTGHRQGGHELTLVATVPGDTVVVKRKGEAVKGLIVEAFDTLGAQLKEWRRKRRQDVKTHETGAAGLAGTVKSVIPAEGYGFIATADGTEIYFHENALKDCVIRDLNEGDGVRFAETTGDKGPQASWVRVIRD
- the nagZ gene encoding beta-N-acetylhexosaminidase, which codes for MPHSPASALFMAGLPGHDLDPGTARLIAEAGVNHFILFRRNVREPEQVWELTAALRRACAAAGLPPPLIAIDQEGGTVARLPPPFHQLAAARALGQAADPEAAVAASAARCAEDLAAVGIPMNLAPVLDVAAAGAGCYMESRSLASEPERVARLGCRMISELDSRGIAACGKHFPGLGAVILDPHQTLPRVALDEADLRQRDLVPFVAAIQAGIPALMTSHTIYTGLDPDRPATLSARINTGLLRDELGYDGVLVTDDLEMGAIRDWGTVPEAALAAVHAGADLVLICHNQDLVRSAIDLVERARDRGTLPAPRLAASRRRLARLQDRFATAAGRLSREALQEVMAGRPLHGKACAGIS